In Streptacidiphilus sp. P02-A3a, the DNA window CCGGCGGCCGCCTCGGCGCGATCGAGGACGTCCTGCCGGACGACCGCTACGAGCCGGACACCGGCCCGGACGTGGACGAGTCCGAGCTGCGGCAGTGCCTGGCCGAACTGCTCGCGCCGATCGACGTCTACCACGAGGTGTTCGACCCGTACGGGATGCCGGACAAGCCGGTGCCCTGCCGGATCTCGGACGACATCGCCGGGGTGGTCGCCGACCTCCAGCACGGCCTGGTCCACTACCGGGCGGGCCGGATCTCCGAGGCGCTGTGGTGGTGGCAGTTCTCCTACCTGGCCAACTGGGGCTCGACCACGACCTCGGTGCTGCGCGCGCTGCACTCGCTGGTGGCGCACGTCCGGCTGGACAGCCCGATCGGCGCGGCGGTGGAGGGCGCGGACACCGACGACGACGGGCTCACCGACGAGCAGTTGGGGCAGCAGGCCGGGGTGCTGATGGCGGCGGAGCTCGGCGTCCACGGTCAGGAGCAGTAGCCGCGTCGGCGGGCCCGCGATCGGCGCGGGCGGAGCGGCCGGTGGGCCGGGCGTCTCGGCCGGTGAACCGCTGGTCTCATCATGCGGATGACGGTGGGCGCGCGCGCCCCGGTCGATAGACTGGGCCCGCGCACGCCCCGAACCAGGTGGCCGCGCAGCCTGATCCACCGCAGTACCGGGAGACCGGAAGATACGAGGAGCGCACGTGGGCCTTGTCGTGCAGAAGTACGGCGGCTCCTCCGTCGCCGATGCCGAGGGCATCAAGCGCGTCGCCAGGCGAATCGTCGACACCAAGAAGGCCGGCCATGAGGTCGTCGTCGTGGTGTCCGCGATGGGCGACACGACGGACGAGCTCATCGACCTCGCCGAGCAGGTGTCGCCCTTCCCTGCCGGGCGCGAGCTCGACATGCTGCTGACCTCCGGCGAGCGCATCTCGATGGCGCTGCTGGCCATGGCCATCAAATCGCTGGGTCACGAGGCCCAGTCCTTCACCGGCAGCCAGGCCGGGGTCATCACCGACTCCGTCCACAACAAGGCGCGGATCATCGATGTGACGCCCGGTCGTATCCGGACCGCCCTCGACCAGGGCAACATCGCGATCGTGGCCGGCTTCCAGGGCGTCTCCCAGGACAGCAAGGACATCACCACCCTCGGCCGTGGCGGCTCCGACACCACCGCCG includes these proteins:
- a CDS encoding DUF5063 domain-containing protein, whose product is MSDTGTTTTIRSQGGQGGQGAEGGQHGPSTPSDRLPQSGHGQEQEPDEFAVQIADSVDSFVLAVHEVAKGDEPGSAISLLLLEVSQLLLAGGRLGAIEDVLPDDRYEPDTGPDVDESELRQCLAELLAPIDVYHEVFDPYGMPDKPVPCRISDDIAGVVADLQHGLVHYRAGRISEALWWWQFSYLANWGSTTTSVLRALHSLVAHVRLDSPIGAAVEGADTDDDGLTDEQLGQQAGVLMAAELGVHGQEQ